One part of the Nymphaea colorata isolate Beijing-Zhang1983 chromosome 8, ASM883128v2, whole genome shotgun sequence genome encodes these proteins:
- the LOC116258851 gene encoding probable polygalacturonase At3g15720, with amino-acid sequence MGHWLSFYRVHNLIINGTGTINGMGSAWWDCKRRQDKTGSWASSALEIMQCEHVSVSGITTLNSQGVHVKIGFSQDVTVSNIKIIAPKDSPNTDGINMGGSQYVRDDCIAMLAGSSHINISRISCGPGHGISIGSLGRYSKMDKVDHIRVTDVNFFDTMNGARIKTWQGVSFIGAVGTTTSDVAINLKCSSSVPGTEILLRDVNLTAAVPHEKTSAYCSNTRGQSSSIVFPRVPCL; translated from the exons ATGGGACACTGGCTCTCTTTCTACCGAGTACACAACTTGATCATCAATGGCACGGGCACGATCAATGGCATGGGATCCGCCTGGTGGGATTGCAAACGCCGACAAGACAAG ACTGGTAGCTGGGCATCATCG GCTCTTGAAATTATGCAATGCGAACATGTTTCAGTGAGTGGTATAACCACCCTCAACAGCCAAGGTGTTCATGTGAAGATTGGGTTCAGCCAGGATGTTACCGTCTCCAACATCAAGATCATAGCACCAAAGGACAGCCCAAATACAGATGGTATCAATATGGGTGGCTCTCAGTATGTAC GGGATGACTGCATTGCCATGTTGGCTGGTTCAAGTCACATTAATATATCCCGTATTTCCTGCGGACCAGGTCACGGCATCAG CATTGGAAGCCTAGGCAGATACAGCAAAATGGACAAAGTGGATCATATTCGCGTCACAGATGTTAATTTCTTTGACACTATGAATGGTGCTCGGATCAAAACATGGCAG GGTGTGAGCTTCATTGGGGCAGTCGGGACGACGACGAGTGATGTGGCGATCAACTTGAAGTGCAGTAGCAGCGTCCCCGGCACCGAAATTCTGCTGAGGGACGTGAACTTGACAGCTGCAGTTCCCCACGAGAAGACAAGTGCCTACTGCTCCAACACTCGAGGGCAGTCCAGCAGCATCGTTTTCCCCCGTGTCCCTTGTCTCTAG